One Candidatus Bathyarchaeia archaeon genomic window carries:
- a CDS encoding acyl carrier protein, with the protein MPDLKAEMIEYILNEVIRRPGTQIDEKTPLVSSGLIDSLALVDLLQKLEDLTNTRLPAGKIQAKDMDTVDSMFSTARRVGIPRK; encoded by the coding sequence ATGCCTGACCTCAAAGCGGAAATGATCGAATACATCTTGAATGAAGTCATTCGCCGTCCGGGGACCCAGATCGATGAAAAAACGCCATTGGTTTCGTCAGGCCTTATTGATTCTCTGGCGCTGGTTGATCTGTTGCAAAAACTTGAAGACCTCACCAATACTCGACTCCCTGCAGGAAAAATTCAGGCCAAAGACATGGATACGGTCGATAGCATGTTCTCGACCGCGCGGCGTGTCGGCATTCCAAGAAAATGA